The window CACGCAGCGCGCGAAGAACTTTCACGACGCCTTCATGGAGCGCGTGCAGGCGATTCCCGGAATCGAATCGGCTGCCTATGGACGCGTCATACCGTTGGGCTATCGCGACTATTCAGAAGCTCCAGTCGTGATCGAGGGATATCAGACCGCTCCCAACGAGCAGCCAACGCTAAACTACAACGAAGTTGGCCCGGCGTACTTTACCACTATGGGAATTCCGCTCATCTCCGGCCGCGAATTCACGCGCGCCGATAACGAAGCTTCCCCGCTGGTCGCGATCGTGAACGAAGCGATGGTCGCCCAGTACTGGCATGGTCAGGACCCCGTCGGCAAGCGCTTTCGCGCGAATGGACGATGGATGGAGGTGGTTGGCGTAGCCAAATTGTCGAAGTATCGCAGCATCCTGGAGACGCCCAAGGCATTCTTCTACATCCCCTTACGCCAGAATTTTGCACCCACGGTGGGCCTCAATCTGCGAACCAACCAACCCGCCGACACGATCGCCAGAGCCCTAGCCCGCGAAATGCACTCCCTCGATCCCGACCTCGCGCCGTACGAAGTAAGCACCATGCGCGAACGCGTCGAACGATCGACCTCGGCGCAGCACGCAGCAGTAATGCTGCTCAGCATCTTCGGTAGTCTGACTGTGCTCCTTGCCACGATTGGACTTTACGGAGTGCTCTCCTACGCAGTCTCGCAAAGCACGCGCGAACTGGGACTGAGGATGGCCCTGGGCGCACGCGCGTCCGATCTGCTGCGTATCGTGATATCTCAAGGGCTGTCGCTGACCGTCACCGGCGTCATCGTCGGCGCCACGATTGCATTGGCCGGAACACGCCTGCTCGGCTATCTCTTATATAACGTAAGCCCACGCGACCCGTTGGCCTTCGGATCGGCATTTGCAGTCATGATCATTGCTGCCTTAGCAGCCTGCTTCATGCCAGCCATGCGAGCGACGAGGACAGACCCGGTGCGGGCGTTGCGGCAATAGCGATACGCCTTCGAGTATCATTATGGTTTCACGGCGGTGAGGAGATGCAAAATCCCGTCCTCTTCTGCTCTGTGATCTGCGCGGCTGTTCTTTGCCCCAGTGGCCGTGATGCAGCTACCTCGTCCAAGTCCGATGCGCAAATGCATGGATTGCGCGGTCCGCAGCGCTCGGTGCATATACCCCGGAGGACTGAATCTCAGAGCATCGTGTGTTGCGGGCCTCTTGGACGGCAGGGCTACAGATGAAAATGTCCAGCGACGGGAAAGCTCCGTGAAGTGCTAATGGCTGGCCTTCCATTACTGATAGGCAGACCGACTGCACCATTCGCCGAGCATACTGTCCAAATCCCGGACACGTTCTAAAAATCGCACACTCAGCGATTTGACGGCATCCTACCTATTTGCCTTCAATATCAACCATTTACGGGCTCTTCCATGGCTGGTTTGCGGATTGCATACCACCAAAGTTGCATGCGGCGCGGAAACGGTAATCCTAGAACTGGAATCAGGCTGACGACGCTGGCGGCGTCGGTTGTCATCCTCGGCTTTTCCGGCTTCACTAAGGAGTTGCATGCGGAATCGAATCAAGCTGGCGCAAGGAACGCAGCTTTGCACATCAGCGTAGTGGTTATGCCGGTAGTTCAGGCTCTCAACATTCCTCAGCCGCAGCGGCAGCGGCAAAGCGGCCCGGTTACATACAACGTGCGTACAGAACCGATAGAGAAGAGATATGAGGTGCGCAGCCTGCCCGGAGGTATTACCGCACGCGATAAACAAGCTCCAGCGATTTTGGAGACTCTGGTACTTGTTCCCCAATAAATACAGTCCCCAAACCCTTCGTGGAGGAAGAGATGAATAGCTGTGAACTAGAGGCTGTGCTGGTGACTGCTGATCCTGTGGTGGTTGACTCGGTATCGGAGTCATTGGGAAAGCTGGGCATTACCCCGAACGTGTATGGGGACGCCCTGGCAGCGATGCAAACGCTGAATACTCAGAAGACAGATGCCTTCCTGGTGGATCGGGAACTGGATCCCGAATTCTCAATCTTAAAGGCGATGCGGCGCTCCACTTCTAGTCGCTCTGCCGTGGCATTTGCGATCTGCTCGCAGGAGTCCTCGACCAAAGAAGCCTTCAGCGTTGCCGATTTCGTTATGGACAAGCCGCTTGCTTCTCATCGAGTGCACCGAACCATGAAGGCGGCATACGGAATCATGTTGAAAGAACGCATGCGTTACTTTCGGCATTCTTTGCGCACGGAAGCGACGGTGATCGACTCGACTTATCGCAGATTCATCGCGCAAACCAGTAACATCAGCCAGACCGGGATCGGACTGGAATGTGTCGCACCCCTGCTTGCGCGCCAGGTAGTGCAGCTTGAATTCGCTTTGCCGGACGATCAGGACAAGCTGAGCTGCAAAGCCCAGGTGATCTGGACAGCCGAAAACGGGAAAACCGGGCTCACCTTCACAGATATGAGCAGCAGTCAAACAGAGAGGCTGACGGAGTGGATCGAAAGCCAGTTTCTCCGCAGGGTGCATCCAGCGATAGCGCTTAGCAGCTCGCTGAGCTCAAACCATGCAATTGCCTGAATACGGTGAATGGAACGACCCGATTAGTACGCGCCGCAGTAAGCGAATTGAAACTGATGTGCTCATCGAAGTTCGAGGAGAAGATTTCGCTTATGCTGGAGAAACCGTCCGAGTCAGTCTGCACGGAGCGTTGATCCGAACATCCGCTCCACTGCAACTCGGCACTCCGGTCACTGTGTACGTGCATCGTACGGGCAAATCTGCACAGGCGCACATCGTGTCGGTGGTCCACGATACTGGTTCCCGCTATGGGATTGAACTCGACCATCCAAGCAACATTTGGGGCGTCACGGCGACGCCGGTAGATTGGAAGGTGTGCTGATCCACGGCATTTTCGGCAGCCTGTAAACCGAAAAGGCAGAGGCACCCCCGCTGCAGGCCATTGTAACTACTTCGCTGTTGCGGCTCTGGTAAAGTCTGGTTTCGGCGGTGTGCATACTAACTCGAACCAGCGACTGATGTAGACCTGGGCGTGGGCTTCTCCGCAGTAATGCCGGGCTCCTTCGGCATTCGCGGAGGCTGCGTTCCATCTTTGAATGGTGAGCTCTTGATCTCCGCATCGAATCACAAACCAGTGGAGAGGATTGGTGGTTGCTGTTCCGCAAACTTCACATCTGTATTCCCGTTGTGTGGTCATTGGTTTACTGTGGCTCTGGAGTCGGGGTACCGTCTCCTGCTTTCGCCTGAAGTTTCAGCCTAGGCAATCTTAAAGCAAAGCAGCCATTGTGCCAGTGGTGAAAGAACCGAGTTTTTCATCGGATTCGCATGGAGAAGATTAGGTCGCCGTATCGAGGTGGAAGGACTCGGTATATTGCTCAACGGGATAGCCTTTCGCTTTCCACGCGGCCAGGCCGCCACTTAGAAATTTGATCCGGGAAAAATTCAAGGACAGTGCACGGTGCAGAACTTCCTTGCTGGTTTTGTCGCTGGGGCATGTGCAGTAGACGACTGAGTCTTTGTCCTTAGGAATCAGCAACGGCTTTTCAAGCACTTCTTTTGGCGGAATCCGCCTCGCGCCCGGAATGATCTGGGCATTGGCCAGCAAATCAAGCGGTTGGCGAACATCAAAAACGAGGATCTCCCGATTTGAATTCATCCGTTGGTGAAGCTCCTCGGCTGTGATTCTGTGCTGATCGAACTCGTCGCGGTCCCTCCTGCGTCTGATCCATATAACGAGCACAAAAAGAAGTACCGCAGCGCCAAGAATTGTCAGAATGAGTCCCATGGTTGTGTCTCGCTCCAAAGAATCCCATTAATCGGATCGCGCCCTCCGCCTTGCTAAGACTGCCGACAAAATGGCGACGACGAACAGGGTAGCGATGATCCCTTGCGAAGTCACGCAGTAGATGCACCAAACCCCGAGCTTTTTCCACTCGATCCAGGTCAGGCGCAAGGAAAACAACAGGCCAATGAGTGCCATGAGGGCCGTTGTCCGAGGCAAGCGCCCGGCGAAAGCGGCGAGGAGCGCGTATCCCACGCTGCCGACGAGCGCCACCGGAACGCCGCCCAGAGTAGCGTAGGGGCTGTGATTTACGATACCGCAGTCCCACTTGTCATTGATGCTGCAGGGTGAAGGTCTAGTGTTGTAGTGCTCGCCAAGGGCAAGTCCCGACACAATGACGCCAGCGAGGCAGAGAACAACGATTACTGCCGTGAGCGTTGCCTTGATTGCAGAAGTCATTTGTCGGTTGTATCAGCACAGATGTTGGAGGCGTTTTGGGATCGACGCTGGATCACTGCAGGTTCTTATGAGCCTGAATTCCGCCCTCAATGGTTAGCGGAATTGGAACCATGCGTTCCACACGATGGTAGCCCATCCGATGGATAGCATACATAACCATCGTTTGCGCCGAGTTCACGATGACTGCGAGCCCTATCTGTCCTCCCCAACCCTGGTTGACAAATGGGCGAGCAATGGGATTTCCCTCTGCATCGGAGCAGACCCAGGACAGCTCAGCGGGGTGAGTGCGCCAACAATTCTTGAGCCTCCTCTGCGTGGTGACGGCGTCGGCGGTCTGGGCGAGGAGGCCGGCTGTCATCAAAGCAATGTTGAACCGATCGAAAAATTTGTGAGTCGGATTTCCGCTGGGACGTTCAAAAAAGGCCTCTTTGCCGAAGCGATAGGAGGCGCCCAGACTGCTCTGAAGGTCGTGCGTGATCGGGCGCACATACCCGGATGTGCTTGTAGGCCGTACCAGGGTATCGCCCAATTCTGCGCTAAGTGTGACCCGGGGACTCAACGTGTATCCAATTCCGCCGGTAAGGCCGAAAGCGAAGAAGTTTCGCCTGCCATAAGTAAATTTGAGATCTGTAAATGAGGTCGGCGGGAAGTTGATGAAGTGCAAATCGGTTTGAGCATGGCTCCAGCTCACGAATCCGGGGCGCGCCTTTGTAAAGAATGTAAACCGCCGACCCCGTATGCTCGCTCTCGGCCCAATCTGAGCCTCGTTCAGCCGGCCTCCGTAGGTCCCGCTGGGGAACGGCGTCGAGGAAGGAGACCAGGCTAGCGCGGCGTCAATCGCGAAGTGCTGATTCAAATTGAAAGTAAACTCCGGCCCGATCATCCATTTCGTTGCTGGACACCCGCTGCAACCTGCGGTATGTCCTTCGATTCGGAGAGTCGTGGTCTGCGAAGTGAGTTCAAAACGCCGATAGCTTTGCGCATAGGACGACACTGAAGCGATTACAAGGACGACGAAAAGGGCGAGGGAAGGAATTGTCGGCATTCCGAAAATGAGAATCCGTTTCCGCTCTCGGAGTAACTCGGATTTTGGAAAAAAGTTTCGGAAAATGAAAACCGACTAGATCGAATTAACCAGCGCCAGGGTGAACCCGTCGTACCCTTTGCTTCCGACTGTCTGAATAGTTGTGGCGGTCACACGTTTCTCGCTAGCCAGCATTTCGTTCAGGCGGCGAACGCCTTGGACGTCTTCGTCGCGACTGTCTGCCTCGATCACCGCACCCTTGCGAACCACGTTGTCCACGATAATCAGGCTGCTGGGGCGCGAGAGCTTGAGCGACCAATGGAAGTACTCTGGGATGCTGGCTTTGTCGGCATCGATGAAGGTCAGATCGAACGGGCCCCTCGCCTCGGCAACCAGCTTAGGCAGCGTGTCGATGGCGCGCCCAAGTCGGATTTCCACTTTCTTTATGAGTCCCGCACGTTCGATGCTGCTGCGCGCAACTTCAGCATGCTTCGGATTCAGCTCCAGGCTGACGAGGCGGCCGTCTTCTGGGAGCGCTCGCGCCAGCCAGATAGTGCTGTAGCCGCCAAGCGTTCCAATCTCCAGGATTCGGCGGGCCTGCACCAAGCGTGCGAATATCTGCAGCAGCTTGCCCTGATTCGGGGTTACCGCGATCGCGGGGAGTTCCGCCTTGACGCTCGCTTCGATTGCTGCATCGAGAGCCGCGTCCGAAAGTACGACGGTTTGACTTATGTAATCGTCGACTGCAGTCCATTGCTCCTGATTCATGCATTCATTTCAACACAAAAAATCTTCGACTCCGAATTCGCTGGGCTTTTCCTATTAACTTTCTGAGTTGCGCAGAAATTGGCAGTAACTGCTTTGCCGATTGGGAGATAGGAAAAATTCCACAGAATTCCCTCTCAGTTCCCTGCTGGAACGAAAACTGCAAATTTGGGCAAAATTCGATGATTTCGCAGCCGAATTCGCAAACAACACTGTTCTTGCTTCTGTTTTGTCGATATTTGGAGTTATCTCAAGGCTACCGTGTTTGTTGGTGTCCATGCGGGACAGGTCTTGGCAACTTCATCTTCAAGTTAACGGCAAGCTCGGGAGGTCTCCTAGGGTTATTCGGTAACGGAAATCTTGCCCCTCAACAAATCCTGCATGTCATCAATCTTGTCAGACATCATATTCAGCTTGCGTGCCAAGCCCTGAATCTGGAATTCGGACCGTCGATTCACTTCAAAGTCCAGTTCGCTGCGCACCCTGTCCTTCACGTCTTGCCGGTTCTGACTCATCATGATGATCGGCGCCTGGATCGCCGCCAGCATGGAGAGGAAGAGATTAAGAAGAATGAAGGGATAGGGATCCCAGGCTTCGCGCCCAAGAACAACGTTGAACATCGTATAGATAATGAGCAGCACACCGCAGGTGATGATGAACTTCCACGATCCACCGAACCGGGCAACGTTATCGGCGACTACTTCGC of the Acidobacteriota bacterium genome contains:
- a CDS encoding rhodanese translates to MGLILTILGAAVLLFVLVIWIRRRRDRDEFDQHRITAEELHQRMNSNREILVFDVRQPLDLLANAQIIPGARRIPPKEVLEKPLLIPKDKDSVVYCTCPSDKTSKEVLHRALSLNFSRIKFLSGGLAAWKAKGYPVEQYTESFHLDTAT
- a CDS encoding vitamin K epoxide reductase is translated as MTSAIKATLTAVIVVLCLAGVIVSGLALGEHYNTRPSPCSINDKWDCGIVNHSPYATLGGVPVALVGSVGYALLAAFAGRLPRTTALMALIGLLFSLRLTWIEWKKLGVWCIYCVTSQGIIATLFVVAILSAVLARRRARSD
- a CDS encoding methyltransferase gives rise to the protein MNQEQWTAVDDYISQTVVLSDAALDAAIEASVKAELPAIAVTPNQGKLLQIFARLVQARRILEIGTLGGYSTIWLARALPEDGRLVSLELNPKHAEVARSSIERAGLIKKVEIRLGRAIDTLPKLVAEARGPFDLTFIDADKASIPEYFHWSLKLSRPSSLIIVDNVVRKGAVIEADSRDEDVQGVRRLNEMLASEKRVTATTIQTVGSKGYDGFTLALVNSI